One genomic segment of Erythrolamprus reginae isolate rEryReg1 chromosome 2, rEryReg1.hap1, whole genome shotgun sequence includes these proteins:
- the NSA2 gene encoding ribosome biogenesis protein NSA2 homolog, which translates to MPQNEYIELHRKRYGYRLDYHEKKRKKEGREAHERSKKAKKMIGLKAKLYHKQRHAEKIQMKKTIKMHEKRNTKQKNEDKTPEGAVPAYLLDRESQSRAKVLSNMIKQKRKEKAGKWEVPVPKVRAQGETEVLKVIRTGKRKKKAWKRMVTKVCFVGDGFTRKPPKYERFIRPMGLRFKKAHVTHPELKATFCLPILGVKKNPSSPLYTSLGVITRGTVIEVNVSELGLVTQGGKVIWGKYAQVTNNPENDGCINAVLLV; encoded by the exons ATG CCACAAAACGAATATATAGAGTTACATCGGAAGCGCTATGGCTACCGCTTGGATTACcatgagaagaaaaggaagaaagaaggacgCGAGGCTCATGAGCGTTCAAAGAAAGCCAAGAAAATGATAGGATTAAAAGCTAAACTGTATCATAAACAGCGCCATGCGGAGAAAATACAGATGAAAAAGAC TATTAAAATGCATGAAAAGAGAAATACCAAGCAGAAGAATGAAGACAAGACCCCAGAAGGCGCTGTACCAGCATACCTGCTGGATCGGGAGAGTCAGTCTCGAGCAAAAGTTCTTTCCAACATGatcaaacaaaaaagaaaagaaaaagct GGGAAATGGGAGGTTCCTGTGCCCAAAGTCCGGGCCCAGGGAGAAACGGAAGTGCTCAAAGTGATTCGCACAGGAAAACGAAAGAAGAAGGCTTGGAAAAGAATGGTTACCAAAGTGTGTTTTGTAGGGGACGGCTTTACCAGAAAACCTCCAAAATACGAGCGTTTTATTCGACCAATG GGTTTGCGATTTAAGAAGGCCCATGTAACACATCCAGAACTTAAAGCCACATTTTGCCTACCTATTCTTGGTGTAAAAAAGaatccttcttctcctctctatACTTCTTTGGGAGTAATCACAAGAGGTACAGTTATCGAGGTGAACGTGAGTGAGCTTGGTCTCGTCACCCAAGGGGGCAAAGTTATCTGGG GAAAATATGCACAAGTAACCAATAATCCAGAAAATGATGGGTGCATTAACGCAGTCCTGCTTGTATAG
- the FAM169A gene encoding soluble lamin-associated protein of 75 kDa isoform X4 has translation MAFPVDLLDNYSHEDLENSGEDYLSELRSGDPENPEYLSLSDNIKVPICLSTVGFVPLYGGEERHKILALFAPEDSLAAVALFLADQWWTIDDILRTSFPSREGLLRVKKIGERVVLYVLNRIIYRKQEIEKNEVPFLCHGSHDYAKILWRKGMAIGFYSVKLPGSICSAFLTQSYQLPVLDTMFVRKKYQSKDYGVLMLEDFVASSTEDTLGLRFPLTSFMHTVCQKYFEKYPGDGDLLWEVEGVGHWHQRTPITTALQRESLKLKALQLEANTSQKEEWFLHSATDNSPSHEQAVDPSETHLSVDVHTNKDGFDVYEGTSEEITVLPIPTRSRSNNLKRPKLGKRIEEPGLSETEDANTSETSGNRLDPIAHVSEHSEELIDEMEEKVMDSEQEKLVENSKQLVQETLQQCIPSEKQDDREETDIEPINGEIMENAIKVSIVTEGSTANEVLDGESKLQPDNSEEATLTLIVPLILEPSEKSTEDNDDNISDKVENLADSELPAEEEQVTQRKRGNADPVSTAEKETSNNGLSNSVAGETPEDAISENVSLNTTSSLEEQSEEGGSDSPEAPIALGQGALMMVELEDISYQQKNQMDEQSEESAEPVSERAADSSSEEAEIEVPVVDRRTLRRKAKGYKGPPKKKGKLI, from the exons GTTCCAATTTGTTTGTCAACTGTAGGCTTTGTCCCTCTTTATGGCGGCGAAGAAAGACACAAAATCCTTGCTTTATTTGCACCGGAGGATTCACTTGCAG ctgttgccctgtTTCTGGCTGATCAGTGGTGGACTATCGATGATATTTTGAGAACATCATTTCCTTCTAGAGAAGGACTTCTACGG GTGAAAAAAATTGGGGAGAGAGTGGTTCTTTATGTGCTCAACAGAATAATTTATCGTAAACAAGAAATCGAGAAAAATGAGGTCCCGTTCCTTTGCCATGGTAGCCATGATTATGCAAAAATTCTGTGGAGGAAAGGAATGGCTATTGGTTTTTATTCAGTTAAACTTCCAG GGAGCATTTGTAGTGCCTTTCTTACTCAGAGCTACCAGCTACCTGTCCTGGACACAATGTTTGTGAGGAAGAAATATCAGAGCAAAGACTATGGGGTTCTGATGCTGGAAGATTTTGTGGCTTCTTCCACAGAAGATACTCTTGGTTTGCGTTTCCCTTTAACATCTTTCATGCATACCG TTTGCCAGAAGTACTTTGAAAAGTATCCAGGGGATGGTGACCTTCTGTGGGAAGTTGAAGGCGTAGGCCACTGGCACCAGCGAACACCTATAACTACTGCTTTGCAGAGAGAAAGTTTAAAACTCAAAG CCTTGCAATTGGAAGCCAACACTTCCCAGAAGGAGGAATGGTTTCTGCACTCTGCCACAGATAACAGCCCATCGCATGAACAGGCAGTGGACCCCAGTGAAACACACTTAAGT GTTGATGTCCATACAAATAAAGATGGCTTTGATGTATATGAAGGAACCTCTGAAG AAATTACTGTTTTGCCAATTCCTACTCGATCACGAAGCAATAATTTGAAACGTCCAAAGTTGGGAAAAAGAATTGAAGAACCCGGACTTTCTGAAACTGAAGATGCAAATACTTCTGAAACATCTGGAAACAG ACTGGATCCTATTGCTCATGTATCTGAACATTCAGAAGAATTGATAGATGAGATGGAAGAAAAAGTAATGGACAGTGAGCAGGAAAAGTTAGTGGAGAATTCAAAACAGTTAGTCCAAGAAACACTCCAGCAGTGTATTCCATCAGAGAAGCAAGATGATAGAGAG gaAACAGATATAGAGCCAATTAATGGAGAAATAATGGAAAATGCTATCAAGGTATCAATAGTAACTGAAGGATCCACAGCAAATGAAGTTCTGGATGGAGAATCAAAGTTACAACCAGACAATTCAGAAGAAGCAACTTTAACTTTAATTGTCCCACTAATCCTTGAGCCTTCAGAAAAATCCACTGAAGACAATGATGACAATATTTCAGATAAG GTTGAGAATTTGGCAGATTCTGAGCTGCCAGCAGAAGAGGAGCAAGTTacacaaagaaaaagaggaaatgcGGATCCTGTTTCGACAGCAGAAAAAGAAACTTCTAATAATGGTCTTTCAAATTCAGTAGCAGGCGAAACTCCAGAAGATGCCATTTCTGAAAACGTCTCTCTCAACACAACCTCTTCCTTGGAAGAGCAAAGCGAAGAGGGCGGCTCTGACTCGCCAGAAGCTCCCATTGCTCTGGGCCAGGGAGCTCTGATGATGGTTGAATTGGAGGACATCTCTTACCAACAAAAGAACCAGATGGATGAACAGTCGGAAGAGTCCGCTGAGCCAGTGTCCGAGAGAGCTGCTGACAGCAGTTCAGAAGAAGCAGAAATTGAGGTGCCCGTAGTGGATAGGCGGACCTTACGAAGAAAGGCTAAAGGATACAAAGGCCCAcctaagaaaaaaggaaaactaaTTTGA
- the FAM169A gene encoding soluble lamin-associated protein of 75 kDa isoform X3 — translation MAFPVDLLDNYSHEDLENSGEDYLSELRSGDPENPEYLSLSDNIKVPICLSTVGFVPLYGGEERHKILALFAPEDSLAAVALFLADQWWTIDDILRTSFPSREGLLRVKKIGERVVLYVLNRIIYRKQEIEKNEVPFLCHGSHDYAKILWRKGMAIGFYSVKLPGSICSAFLTQSYQLPVLDTMFVRKKYQSKDYGVLMLEDFVASSTEDTLGLRFPLTSFMHTVCQKYFEKYPGDGDLLWEVEGVGHWHQRTPITTALQRESLKLKEALQLEANTSQKEEWFLHSATDNSPSHEQAVDPSETHLSVDVHTNKDGFDVYEGTSEEITVLPIPTRSRSNNLKRPKLGKRIEEPGLSETEDANTSETSGNRLDPIAHVSEHSEELIDEMEEKVMDSEQEKLVENSKQLVQETLQQCIPSEKQDDREETDIEPINGEIMENAIKVSIVTEGSTANEVLDGESKLQPDNSEEATLTLIVPLILEPSEKSTEDNDDNISDKVENLADSELPAEEEQVTQRKRGNADPVSTAEKETSNNGLSNSVAGETPEDAISENVSLNTTSSLEEQSEEGGSDSPEAPIALGQGALMMVELEDISYQQKNQMDEQSEESAEPVSERAADSSSEEAEIEVPVVDRRTLRRKAKGYKGPPKKKGKLI, via the exons GTTCCAATTTGTTTGTCAACTGTAGGCTTTGTCCCTCTTTATGGCGGCGAAGAAAGACACAAAATCCTTGCTTTATTTGCACCGGAGGATTCACTTGCAG ctgttgccctgtTTCTGGCTGATCAGTGGTGGACTATCGATGATATTTTGAGAACATCATTTCCTTCTAGAGAAGGACTTCTACGG GTGAAAAAAATTGGGGAGAGAGTGGTTCTTTATGTGCTCAACAGAATAATTTATCGTAAACAAGAAATCGAGAAAAATGAGGTCCCGTTCCTTTGCCATGGTAGCCATGATTATGCAAAAATTCTGTGGAGGAAAGGAATGGCTATTGGTTTTTATTCAGTTAAACTTCCAG GGAGCATTTGTAGTGCCTTTCTTACTCAGAGCTACCAGCTACCTGTCCTGGACACAATGTTTGTGAGGAAGAAATATCAGAGCAAAGACTATGGGGTTCTGATGCTGGAAGATTTTGTGGCTTCTTCCACAGAAGATACTCTTGGTTTGCGTTTCCCTTTAACATCTTTCATGCATACCG TTTGCCAGAAGTACTTTGAAAAGTATCCAGGGGATGGTGACCTTCTGTGGGAAGTTGAAGGCGTAGGCCACTGGCACCAGCGAACACCTATAACTACTGCTTTGCAGAGAGAAAGTTTAAAACTCAAAG AAGCCTTGCAATTGGAAGCCAACACTTCCCAGAAGGAGGAATGGTTTCTGCACTCTGCCACAGATAACAGCCCATCGCATGAACAGGCAGTGGACCCCAGTGAAACACACTTAAGT GTTGATGTCCATACAAATAAAGATGGCTTTGATGTATATGAAGGAACCTCTGAAG AAATTACTGTTTTGCCAATTCCTACTCGATCACGAAGCAATAATTTGAAACGTCCAAAGTTGGGAAAAAGAATTGAAGAACCCGGACTTTCTGAAACTGAAGATGCAAATACTTCTGAAACATCTGGAAACAG ACTGGATCCTATTGCTCATGTATCTGAACATTCAGAAGAATTGATAGATGAGATGGAAGAAAAAGTAATGGACAGTGAGCAGGAAAAGTTAGTGGAGAATTCAAAACAGTTAGTCCAAGAAACACTCCAGCAGTGTATTCCATCAGAGAAGCAAGATGATAGAGAG gaAACAGATATAGAGCCAATTAATGGAGAAATAATGGAAAATGCTATCAAGGTATCAATAGTAACTGAAGGATCCACAGCAAATGAAGTTCTGGATGGAGAATCAAAGTTACAACCAGACAATTCAGAAGAAGCAACTTTAACTTTAATTGTCCCACTAATCCTTGAGCCTTCAGAAAAATCCACTGAAGACAATGATGACAATATTTCAGATAAG GTTGAGAATTTGGCAGATTCTGAGCTGCCAGCAGAAGAGGAGCAAGTTacacaaagaaaaagaggaaatgcGGATCCTGTTTCGACAGCAGAAAAAGAAACTTCTAATAATGGTCTTTCAAATTCAGTAGCAGGCGAAACTCCAGAAGATGCCATTTCTGAAAACGTCTCTCTCAACACAACCTCTTCCTTGGAAGAGCAAAGCGAAGAGGGCGGCTCTGACTCGCCAGAAGCTCCCATTGCTCTGGGCCAGGGAGCTCTGATGATGGTTGAATTGGAGGACATCTCTTACCAACAAAAGAACCAGATGGATGAACAGTCGGAAGAGTCCGCTGAGCCAGTGTCCGAGAGAGCTGCTGACAGCAGTTCAGAAGAAGCAGAAATTGAGGTGCCCGTAGTGGATAGGCGGACCTTACGAAGAAAGGCTAAAGGATACAAAGGCCCAcctaagaaaaaaggaaaactaaTTTGA
- the FAM169A gene encoding soluble lamin-associated protein of 75 kDa isoform X2, with protein sequence MKGMAFPVDLLDNYSHEDLENSGEDYLSELRSGDPENPEYLSLSDNIKVPICLSTVGFVPLYGGEERHKILALFAPEDSLAAVALFLADQWWTIDDILRTSFPSREGLLRVKKIGERVVLYVLNRIIYRKQEIEKNEVPFLCHGSHDYAKILWRKGMAIGFYSVKLPGSICSAFLTQSYQLPVLDTMFVRKKYQSKDYGVLMLEDFVASSTEDTLGLRFPLTSFMHTVCQKYFEKYPGDGDLLWEVEGVGHWHQRTPITTALQRESLKLKALQLEANTSQKEEWFLHSATDNSPSHEQAVDPSETHLSVDVHTNKDGFDVYEGTSEEITVLPIPTRSRSNNLKRPKLGKRIEEPGLSETEDANTSETSGNRLDPIAHVSEHSEELIDEMEEKVMDSEQEKLVENSKQLVQETLQQCIPSEKQDDREETDIEPINGEIMENAIKVSIVTEGSTANEVLDGESKLQPDNSEEATLTLIVPLILEPSEKSTEDNDDNISDKVENLADSELPAEEEQVTQRKRGNADPVSTAEKETSNNGLSNSVAGETPEDAISENVSLNTTSSLEEQSEEGGSDSPEAPIALGQGALMMVELEDISYQQKNQMDEQSEESAEPVSERAADSSSEEAEIEVPVVDRRTLRRKAKGYKGPPKKKGKLI encoded by the exons GTTCCAATTTGTTTGTCAACTGTAGGCTTTGTCCCTCTTTATGGCGGCGAAGAAAGACACAAAATCCTTGCTTTATTTGCACCGGAGGATTCACTTGCAG ctgttgccctgtTTCTGGCTGATCAGTGGTGGACTATCGATGATATTTTGAGAACATCATTTCCTTCTAGAGAAGGACTTCTACGG GTGAAAAAAATTGGGGAGAGAGTGGTTCTTTATGTGCTCAACAGAATAATTTATCGTAAACAAGAAATCGAGAAAAATGAGGTCCCGTTCCTTTGCCATGGTAGCCATGATTATGCAAAAATTCTGTGGAGGAAAGGAATGGCTATTGGTTTTTATTCAGTTAAACTTCCAG GGAGCATTTGTAGTGCCTTTCTTACTCAGAGCTACCAGCTACCTGTCCTGGACACAATGTTTGTGAGGAAGAAATATCAGAGCAAAGACTATGGGGTTCTGATGCTGGAAGATTTTGTGGCTTCTTCCACAGAAGATACTCTTGGTTTGCGTTTCCCTTTAACATCTTTCATGCATACCG TTTGCCAGAAGTACTTTGAAAAGTATCCAGGGGATGGTGACCTTCTGTGGGAAGTTGAAGGCGTAGGCCACTGGCACCAGCGAACACCTATAACTACTGCTTTGCAGAGAGAAAGTTTAAAACTCAAAG CCTTGCAATTGGAAGCCAACACTTCCCAGAAGGAGGAATGGTTTCTGCACTCTGCCACAGATAACAGCCCATCGCATGAACAGGCAGTGGACCCCAGTGAAACACACTTAAGT GTTGATGTCCATACAAATAAAGATGGCTTTGATGTATATGAAGGAACCTCTGAAG AAATTACTGTTTTGCCAATTCCTACTCGATCACGAAGCAATAATTTGAAACGTCCAAAGTTGGGAAAAAGAATTGAAGAACCCGGACTTTCTGAAACTGAAGATGCAAATACTTCTGAAACATCTGGAAACAG ACTGGATCCTATTGCTCATGTATCTGAACATTCAGAAGAATTGATAGATGAGATGGAAGAAAAAGTAATGGACAGTGAGCAGGAAAAGTTAGTGGAGAATTCAAAACAGTTAGTCCAAGAAACACTCCAGCAGTGTATTCCATCAGAGAAGCAAGATGATAGAGAG gaAACAGATATAGAGCCAATTAATGGAGAAATAATGGAAAATGCTATCAAGGTATCAATAGTAACTGAAGGATCCACAGCAAATGAAGTTCTGGATGGAGAATCAAAGTTACAACCAGACAATTCAGAAGAAGCAACTTTAACTTTAATTGTCCCACTAATCCTTGAGCCTTCAGAAAAATCCACTGAAGACAATGATGACAATATTTCAGATAAG GTTGAGAATTTGGCAGATTCTGAGCTGCCAGCAGAAGAGGAGCAAGTTacacaaagaaaaagaggaaatgcGGATCCTGTTTCGACAGCAGAAAAAGAAACTTCTAATAATGGTCTTTCAAATTCAGTAGCAGGCGAAACTCCAGAAGATGCCATTTCTGAAAACGTCTCTCTCAACACAACCTCTTCCTTGGAAGAGCAAAGCGAAGAGGGCGGCTCTGACTCGCCAGAAGCTCCCATTGCTCTGGGCCAGGGAGCTCTGATGATGGTTGAATTGGAGGACATCTCTTACCAACAAAAGAACCAGATGGATGAACAGTCGGAAGAGTCCGCTGAGCCAGTGTCCGAGAGAGCTGCTGACAGCAGTTCAGAAGAAGCAGAAATTGAGGTGCCCGTAGTGGATAGGCGGACCTTACGAAGAAAGGCTAAAGGATACAAAGGCCCAcctaagaaaaaaggaaaactaaTTTGA
- the FAM169A gene encoding soluble lamin-associated protein of 75 kDa isoform X1: protein MKGMAFPVDLLDNYSHEDLENSGEDYLSELRSGDPENPEYLSLSDNIKVPICLSTVGFVPLYGGEERHKILALFAPEDSLAAVALFLADQWWTIDDILRTSFPSREGLLRVKKIGERVVLYVLNRIIYRKQEIEKNEVPFLCHGSHDYAKILWRKGMAIGFYSVKLPGSICSAFLTQSYQLPVLDTMFVRKKYQSKDYGVLMLEDFVASSTEDTLGLRFPLTSFMHTVCQKYFEKYPGDGDLLWEVEGVGHWHQRTPITTALQRESLKLKEALQLEANTSQKEEWFLHSATDNSPSHEQAVDPSETHLSVDVHTNKDGFDVYEGTSEEITVLPIPTRSRSNNLKRPKLGKRIEEPGLSETEDANTSETSGNRLDPIAHVSEHSEELIDEMEEKVMDSEQEKLVENSKQLVQETLQQCIPSEKQDDREETDIEPINGEIMENAIKVSIVTEGSTANEVLDGESKLQPDNSEEATLTLIVPLILEPSEKSTEDNDDNISDKVENLADSELPAEEEQVTQRKRGNADPVSTAEKETSNNGLSNSVAGETPEDAISENVSLNTTSSLEEQSEEGGSDSPEAPIALGQGALMMVELEDISYQQKNQMDEQSEESAEPVSERAADSSSEEAEIEVPVVDRRTLRRKAKGYKGPPKKKGKLI from the exons GTTCCAATTTGTTTGTCAACTGTAGGCTTTGTCCCTCTTTATGGCGGCGAAGAAAGACACAAAATCCTTGCTTTATTTGCACCGGAGGATTCACTTGCAG ctgttgccctgtTTCTGGCTGATCAGTGGTGGACTATCGATGATATTTTGAGAACATCATTTCCTTCTAGAGAAGGACTTCTACGG GTGAAAAAAATTGGGGAGAGAGTGGTTCTTTATGTGCTCAACAGAATAATTTATCGTAAACAAGAAATCGAGAAAAATGAGGTCCCGTTCCTTTGCCATGGTAGCCATGATTATGCAAAAATTCTGTGGAGGAAAGGAATGGCTATTGGTTTTTATTCAGTTAAACTTCCAG GGAGCATTTGTAGTGCCTTTCTTACTCAGAGCTACCAGCTACCTGTCCTGGACACAATGTTTGTGAGGAAGAAATATCAGAGCAAAGACTATGGGGTTCTGATGCTGGAAGATTTTGTGGCTTCTTCCACAGAAGATACTCTTGGTTTGCGTTTCCCTTTAACATCTTTCATGCATACCG TTTGCCAGAAGTACTTTGAAAAGTATCCAGGGGATGGTGACCTTCTGTGGGAAGTTGAAGGCGTAGGCCACTGGCACCAGCGAACACCTATAACTACTGCTTTGCAGAGAGAAAGTTTAAAACTCAAAG AAGCCTTGCAATTGGAAGCCAACACTTCCCAGAAGGAGGAATGGTTTCTGCACTCTGCCACAGATAACAGCCCATCGCATGAACAGGCAGTGGACCCCAGTGAAACACACTTAAGT GTTGATGTCCATACAAATAAAGATGGCTTTGATGTATATGAAGGAACCTCTGAAG AAATTACTGTTTTGCCAATTCCTACTCGATCACGAAGCAATAATTTGAAACGTCCAAAGTTGGGAAAAAGAATTGAAGAACCCGGACTTTCTGAAACTGAAGATGCAAATACTTCTGAAACATCTGGAAACAG ACTGGATCCTATTGCTCATGTATCTGAACATTCAGAAGAATTGATAGATGAGATGGAAGAAAAAGTAATGGACAGTGAGCAGGAAAAGTTAGTGGAGAATTCAAAACAGTTAGTCCAAGAAACACTCCAGCAGTGTATTCCATCAGAGAAGCAAGATGATAGAGAG gaAACAGATATAGAGCCAATTAATGGAGAAATAATGGAAAATGCTATCAAGGTATCAATAGTAACTGAAGGATCCACAGCAAATGAAGTTCTGGATGGAGAATCAAAGTTACAACCAGACAATTCAGAAGAAGCAACTTTAACTTTAATTGTCCCACTAATCCTTGAGCCTTCAGAAAAATCCACTGAAGACAATGATGACAATATTTCAGATAAG GTTGAGAATTTGGCAGATTCTGAGCTGCCAGCAGAAGAGGAGCAAGTTacacaaagaaaaagaggaaatgcGGATCCTGTTTCGACAGCAGAAAAAGAAACTTCTAATAATGGTCTTTCAAATTCAGTAGCAGGCGAAACTCCAGAAGATGCCATTTCTGAAAACGTCTCTCTCAACACAACCTCTTCCTTGGAAGAGCAAAGCGAAGAGGGCGGCTCTGACTCGCCAGAAGCTCCCATTGCTCTGGGCCAGGGAGCTCTGATGATGGTTGAATTGGAGGACATCTCTTACCAACAAAAGAACCAGATGGATGAACAGTCGGAAGAGTCCGCTGAGCCAGTGTCCGAGAGAGCTGCTGACAGCAGTTCAGAAGAAGCAGAAATTGAGGTGCCCGTAGTGGATAGGCGGACCTTACGAAGAAAGGCTAAAGGATACAAAGGCCCAcctaagaaaaaaggaaaactaaTTTGA